The window CTCTAAAGCCTCACTGTCCTTTTCACATGCTCTTCATAGTTAATGACGCATCGAATATAAGGAACGATGCGGGATCTATATCACAATTCTTCATGGAATTGATCTTTTTATTCCAGACTATTTTACAACTGCTAATATAATATCTTTCCCCATATATCCATACCATTTCCCTATAGTCTTTGGAGAAACATTAACAGTTTTAGAAACTTATAACCACAATCGGGATGGCTTAATTAATGTTCTATCCATGAAGCACTTGAGCTATGCTTATCACCTGCTATCATTCTAATTCCTATTGATAAATACTCCCGAAGGGGGTTTCTTCCGCAAATATTAATATGATTGTTGTCTCAACAACATTTTTCTTCCAAGCAATACGAATTCGTATCATTTTTTTATCCCCTTACTTGTAGGGAAAGTAGTAAATGATTTTTAGAGCTCGCATGACTTGTTCTTTCAGTATGCTCTAATATCTACTTGATGTcttcaaaatattgaaatgattcaaaaaacaatttacggaaaattttatattttaaacaaatcatttcCAACTTAAGATTTGAAAATCGTTACATGAAATTTATGATCACTACTAATAGCACCAAACAtcatatttaaacatacaaattgaACTAAGCATGAAACCTCACAATATATGTAATTGCAACTTTACATTTAAGATAATTGATTTCATATGCAATTACCAACATGTTAAATTACTTACAATTCTTGATGTTAGTCTGTGAACGTTGCAGAAatcttaaaaagtaaataaatgtatatatgtcaAAATGTTAATTGCATGTTTCCTAGTTCCGGTTCCTGACTTTACTAAAATCATAATAAACACACTCACTGTGTACCACATTAGtgcaacatacatatatcatgCTTTTTCAACAACAATTGGCAGACATAATCAAACCCAAAACATACTCAATACACCCTTAAACTTTTGCTTCATCTACAACCAATCATAATCATATTGATGATGAGGAGGTTGTAGATGAAAATGAAGAAACTACTTACAACTATTATTACAACAattgttattacaaaaaaaaagaaagaaaaacataacctcaaatATACTTGAcatcataaaaactaaactaaaacaatttatttttctttttctctctccctttcttcttttttttctccttCGACCCTCGCTGACTAACTTCTATGCTTTGTTATATTTCTACGAATATTTTCCGGATTTGTCTACTACGACTACACACTATacgtatgatgatgatgatggtgcaACCATAATCAACAATAGCTTAAGTCGAACAATGGAATCATTTGATTGTATTTCAAGTGATTCGGAAGAAGGGCTACTTGATGAAATCATAGTGGGTTGTAATTTTCAAGCAAAACAATTGCAACGTATGAAACATCAttatcagcagcaacaactgcATCAACAACACCATTACCATCAACATGAGCACACTCATAATGGTTCACAACATACCTTGGCCATAGGTTATTATCATAGCCAACCGTATTTGTGTCAAAAGTCACAGTATGATCCTATGGAATCACCCATTCACTACTGTGACAATACCACCCAACTTGAGGACAATTCTACACAAGAATTGTTTAATTCTCAAAGGCCGGAAAAGGAGATACAACAACAGtcacagcaacagcagcagcagcaacaacagcaagcaCCCTCTCAGCCCATGATACGTTGCAGTTCTACATGTGATAGTGATTTAAACTTAAAAGGTGCCATTACAGCAAATAGGGGCAGCATTTGTTCATCGGAAAGTGCCACAAGTGTTACAGCCACTACCATAGTTTCACATGAAGATACAGATCAATCTTCCATAACTACCCAATTGGAGGTGTCTGATTATGAGAccattaatttaaaagaaaatttaggcAACTTAACAGTCAATCACAATCATACAGCTACTTCTCATGCCTCGTCATCTTCGTCCTCTTCCTCGTCCTCATCTTCTTCATCTACAGTTGGTAGCTCTTTTAATCATCAATTGACTGCGGATATGTGCAACTTTAAGAATTCTAAAAGCCGGCGTTTAGAATATtccttgaaatgtttaaaatatggtCGCAGCAATCCTTCCCAAGATTCTGCCTTTGGCTCTCTAACTGATAATGATCTATCCACGTCCAGCTTTCGTTTAAGCAGTTTTCAATCCATTTCTTCACCTATAGATGAAGGTGTAGAGGATGTTATTATAGCCACTACTACAGCGGGTCATGAAACCTGTTTGGAATTAGCTACCATACCACGCAGTATGGTATCTCAAGATTCTGCCATTTCCTCGCCTTGCCGGGAGACATCTCCCAGTAATTTTCTCAATATTGATGAGGGAACTTGTTCAGGAGCCTCTAGCTCTTCTGGGTCAACTGGTAATCTTAGACCTCAACATTTTCCTGTCTCATTGTCACCCAAAATCCTAGTCACCGCCACTACCAATTCCAGCAACTCTAGTTTGGCTTCAAGTTCCGGTAGCCAGGCTCAAGCTCAACAGCAAAATCAAACTCAACAATTTGATCCACCCAAAATATTGGTAAATGATCAGAACTCTATCTACACCACGTCGCCCTCGAAGAGATCGGGCACCATTGAGGTATTTTCGCAAAAATACCGTGTAAGTTCTTTTGAGGACATGTCACCCTTAAAAAGGGGCTCCAATACCGACAAACAACATTTGAAAAATGTCAATCGTTTGGCATTTCGCTCCCTAGAAGAAGAAAGACGCATAGATAATGCCTTCATGCCCATAACCGATCGCGTACATTCCGACAATCGTGTCAATGTTCAGAGCGAGAAATACAAGAAATTGACTCATGCCTCATTTCGCATTAGCAAAACATCTAGTCAGGTTATCATGTACGACACATCACCGGGCCAAATGATTACCTCGTCGCCCGGTTCTTCAACTATGCTAGCTCAATGTGGCACTTCGTTGGAATTGCAACGGCCAGCCACTGCTTCAGGCTCCTCCAGTTCGCGTCAGACCATGTGGCGTGATAGTAAGTTTTATCGCAAAAATCGCATAGCCAAATCGAATGATTCATTACTCGAGACTTCTCCCAATCATTCGGCACGTCTATCACCCTCCTCTTTGAGAGACAATCACTATGATAGCTCTTCTTCGTATGGTAGTCGTAGTCATAGTAGACAATCCTTAAATCGTGGTGGATCCATACATGAAATTATGGGTTCCAATCACACATTGGGTCCCGAAATAACTGTCACCACTAGTTTCTGCAATAATCCACCCAATGGCAATCGACGTTATTGCAGCTCGAAAAGTGAAGATTTAGGCGATTCCTCTGATTATTTAAGGGTAATGGATGCACGCAAATCTTATTCGGAAAGACATTTGGTAACATTTGAAACGACCCTTAAGCAAACAGCCATTAACAACACCATGCCTTTGGATGGTTCAGATCCTTGCTATCTATCCGAAGACGATACCAGTTTCAATGAAGACAATAATATTCAAGGAGGTCATtatcaaaatcaaaatatacCTCCACCCCAATCTAATACACAGAGATCACATAACAGACATCATCAAGCGCCAACTAAATCAAAGTACGGTTACGGGGAATATTATCAACAACAGCAatcacagcaacaacagcattcCACAGCAGCTAACAGCGCTAAATCTGGCACATTTACTAAGCGTTCCCACCCCAATCAGCTAAGCTGGAGTTCATGCTCTATAAATCGCTTAAAAACGACCAATATTAAAACCACCTCTTTGGCAACTTTATCCTGCCAACAGAATTTAACTAGCCCAGCTGGTACTGCTTACAATCTCAGTCCTCAACATCATCAGCACTCGTCGTCGTCCTCTTCATCGTGTCATTTGGATAAACCAAACTCGACTACTTCGACTCCATCACCATCTTCGAATGTCCATAGCGTAGATACCACCACCTCGAGATCTCCCAAGAAATCCTCACGTAATCCTGTGTTCAAAACTTTACTAAACACTGCCGCCTCCAATACCAACACCGATACCAGTAGCGACAACGGCAGTCGCAATGGCAGCCTAACCCAAGACAATTCTTCACCCGACGACTCGCCAACAAGACGTTCCATAAGTGGTATTGAGTTGGCGAAAATCTTCTCCATGGATAGCACTACTGGTTCTGGCGGTTGTAGTGAAGAGAAAACACCGCTGCTGGACAGTGTTGAAATGTCACCTATAAGTCCTACCGATCCCGATAATGACGATGAAGAAGACGATGACGATGTCGATGGTCTAAAACAAAGAGCCGATCAAATgtgatatattaataaaaattaagacaTAATTTGAAGTAAACTGAGTATGATAAAATCAATCATGGTGagttttttctaattaaagaaaatctaatGCTTATGAAAATATCGTCGTTAGAAGAAAAACAGATTAAGATTATACTTATTCCATGGTATGTAGTTGTTTATGATCCCGTTCAATATAtagtaacataaatatttatatgcttAAACAAAATGTAGATTTAGGGAAATATGAGAAAAAAGAGAgatttaaaaaaggatattaaggataaaaaggaataaatggtatataaaatgtttaggaATATAACTAAGAGATTGAGGTAATTATTTGAGAGcttcagtttttttgtttccaaTATACTTTTTAGATTCAAATATTGTCTGCTTTAATACTTCCTACAATCTTGGACATGTTAATCCCAGTTTCAGCTTTGCCGATCGACTTCAACTAATAATTTTCTGACAGTAGATAGAAAGTAGTAGAACTTGTTCCAGAGCTTCTAGTTGTTTTGGATCAACTAGCACTCGTAGccctttaaaatataatatgttcATTATCTAGGTTCTTCAGACAATCGACTGGAAGATTATCATGTATAAAAACGAGCCATTGATCTCTGATTATAGGAcgataatatatatttttcttatgggaaaatcagtgcttggaagttttgtgtttgtttaaaagaaaattaacaaataattacattttacgccgagcacataagactaaccatattatgtttaatatgtaaccataattccatgaagacatgtgactacttgtaaccataatatggttacttcaaacaataatatgattaattgaagccattatatgatttcatgaaaccataatgtggttgcttgaaactacaagaTGATattacaacatcacattatcactatattatgatgaaatattcggactatatttaatcataatatgataggttattatactaataatgatcataatatgttttaaatttaaccataattctaaccataatatgttgctcttagattatggttaccacaaatatattttttctctgcgtgtacatTAATCTATTTAATGATATTCCCCTAGTTTACACAATGTCCTGTAGAGTTACTTAAAGAACTATTTTAAGAAgcataattaaaaatagtttaaattctaATGATATCAATAAGAGTCCTTTTGTGATTAGGATTAGGGAAAGAAATTTCAGATTAGGACAGgggaaatggaaaattttctaattgattttataaagtaaagaaaatgttCTATTTTGCCTTTCCGAATGCTTGAGCAGAATTCTATCCTAAATTCCAAATTCCTCTAATTCCAAAATCTAAATTCAAACTAATTCTAAATGCGATAAGATGAAAGAATATTAATTCATTCGAGGACGggaaaacgaaaattttttaaaatattaataaaagtaataagaATGTTTAATTTTGCCTTTCCAAATGTTTGAGTAAAAGAATACTTTCCGCATCTctaccagagatacaagccgatgcaaaatgatctttatcagcggctacgtttaagccgtcttagcttttgagccgaaagaagacgGCGGCGGCACGGCTTGAAAAATATACATTCGGCTTGTATCTGTGATCTCTACACTGTTTCTAACATATTTAACATATCAAAGTCACAATAACATCTGATGGTTAGGATATCGGTTATTCTATTATTATGCCGAAATTTTCCAGGAGAACCATTTCTAATCGGAGTAGAAAAATTAGAGAAAGAAAGTTCAGCTTATAGAGGATccgagaaaataaaaaattttctaatagatttttttgaaacaaagaaaatattttaatttgtctttCCAAATACTTGAGCTGAATTCTTTCCTTTCCTTAACTCTTTTCTTTTCCAAGTCGAAGATCCATTTTAAATTGCGAAACAACATTTATTACGGACTTCTTTAAATAATCAAAAGATTATCCTCTCagctaaaaaaataacttctaaATAAGCGAAAAAGGAAGTATtttttactccatggaagtactgaaaaatacctgaagaaataatgattttgaacacaggcttgtcataggagggatgttctttcttatttcattccaaattcattacatctgaagtcattcttagggAGTATTTTTTTGCAGTTATTAGGAAGTAAAATCGTAGTGTTAtggaatacaactaatttgtttcaaattagtattagtataactaaataaattacactaattaattaatcaaatccaatataaaatgtgtttaattaaaaaaaattcagtaaaaaaaaataattaaacaaaattggattcttttcgcttctttggaagtcaataaacatcacttatACAGAAgctaaacaaattcacttagtgctacttttaaagtAGTGATAAAggttattcttttaaaaatacttcGTTTTATGTTTGCTGGGCtgtctttatataaaatgtaatcaGCATTTATGATCTGTATATCGGGAGGTAGCATTTCTAGTAGACACAAATTAACTTTCATCTGAAATCGAAAAATGTGTATATACCGATAGTATGCAATATTCCGATGCGAATATTGTATACTATCAGAGGATATTGGAgcactagttagttagttagttagtttgaaattaaaagtcgaaaagtcgacttttaattaaatgaaaaaagtcgaaaattcgaattttcataaaatgcaaaaagtcgaaaagtcgacttttcgtttcaactatagaaccctattaaaaatgtcaaaactCAGAAACCAatgtaaagttttctaaagattagaaatcgacttttaactaaatgcaaaaagtggaaaagtcgaattttcataaaatgcaaaaggtcGAAAGTCAGAAACCAATGTAATGTTTTCTAAAGATTAGAAATACTTTGAATACGAAATTGGAATTTTATAATCCCTATCGAGATATATAATCTTAATGTTAGAAAATTCCCCGTTTTTGGATAAATTTCTAGATGTTCTAACAGTAGGATGATctcttaatttgtaaaatttgttatatcatCTAAAAGATCAATCATTCGACATTAATATAAAAGGTATAAACCATTATATATTCTTACTGATTGGATATATCTTAAGCTGAAGTGTGAAACTATTATAAAGTTAAAGAGAAGTATTTCTATgggaattaattaattaaataatttgacattttggataaaatataaaatgaataaataaataaaataatttgacattttcaattgggttctatagttgaaacgaaaagtcgaaaatttgaCTTTCGACtgtttgcatttagttaaaagtcgatttttcgacttttttcatttaattaaaagtcgacttttcgactttttccgactttccgactttttccgattttttccgactttttccgactttttacgatttttcgactttttccgacttttcgacttttttcgactatt of the Lucilia cuprina isolate Lc7/37 chromosome 2, ASM2204524v1, whole genome shotgun sequence genome contains:
- the LOC111678130 gene encoding serine-rich adhesin for platelets codes for the protein MQDITSEIPPLQPVCTEEVIINCRQQQQQHNHQTAAIQQQQPLLHQQQQQQNQHSQQQPQQQQQHLYQKRSQSTATTKSSTISTTNTATSALSQQKQSNNHQNQHQHQFQSQPNKQQLQQQNNQKIITRSQSSKVIQDFQHHHAFHQLKQQQSLPTPLHGNVGASPNVHNHSKSVSILVYKTLNTVFKSSRKIIVRVCEVASVKKNFNMFKFNKASQQTRADARANACTGHDQFVRPPVSEKKAKHLMKKLQKQNGLKRSNSAIEFDVSALTAANRRHIYSSNRSASSEQDNSDQSEHSEKSPLVSARLDSLARIFFSKSMSAESGSRDTLDSVLTTRPNIKYQYSALDSGNGIVERSPRERAAREKALNATQEWIQQSNGRYEVIAHLDEIGSRHGKNWFLVTDASVRTDRLMTLLTLPPDCVAFEDLSPNESPRNILMELLGSLHHPYIYPVLDLGFLHTNSGNYACLVTPFNSRGSLKDLIYKAQWNEPWSRKYTRKPTGLPVTQVQRLGRQILEALLFLKERGFPLHGHLHSGNVILQNGAARLSGLENGLLGLSSRINAVMWSRSTTDIENVDIICFGHLLYEMCMGQEMTTPKPSMRVLEMEMEQFPQILDVLSLIFEPPNGACPSVEELVLCDLFRSIDLRELRGPCFNVSIENINYFMHLKKNITSNILDIIKTKLKQFIFLFLSPFLLFFLLRPSLTNFYALLYFYEYFPDLSTTTTHYTYDDDDGATIINNSLSRTMESFDCISSDSEEGLLDEIIVGCNFQAKQLQRMKHHYQQQQLHQQHHYHQHEHTHNGSQHTLAIGYYHSQPYLCQKSQYDPMESPIHYCDNTTQLEDNSTQELFNSQRPEKEIQQQSQQQQQQQQQQAPSQPMIRCSSTCDSDLNLKGAITANRGSICSSESATSVTATTIVSHEDTDQSSITTQLEVSDYETINLKENLGNLTVNHNHTATSHASSSSSSSSSSSSSSTVGSSFNHQLTADMCNFKNSKSRRLEYSLKCLKYGRSNPSQDSAFGSLTDNDLSTSSFRLSSFQSISSPIDEGVEDVIIATTTAGHETCLELATIPRSMVSQDSAISSPCRETSPSNFLNIDEGTCSGASSSSGSTGNLRPQHFPVSLSPKILVTATTNSSNSSLASSSGSQAQAQQQNQTQQFDPPKILVNDQNSIYTTSPSKRSGTIEVFSQKYRVSSFEDMSPLKRGSNTDKQHLKNVNRLAFRSLEEERRIDNAFMPITDRVHSDNRVNVQSEKYKKLTHASFRISKTSSQVIMYDTSPGQMITSSPGSSTMLAQCGTSLELQRPATASGSSSSRQTMWRDSKFYRKNRIAKSNDSLLETSPNHSARLSPSSLRDNHYDSSSSYGSRSHSRQSLNRGGSIHEIMGSNHTLGPEITVTTSFCNNPPNGNRRYCSSKSEDLGDSSDYLRVMDARKSYSERHLVTFETTLKQTAINNTMPLDGSDPCYLSEDDTSFNEDNNIQGGHYQNQNIPPPQSNTQRSHNRHHQAPTKSKYGYGEYYQQQQSQQQQHSTAANSAKSGTFTKRSHPNQLSWSSCSINRLKTTNIKTTSLATLSCQQNLTSPAGTAYNLSPQHHQHSSSSSSSCHLDKPNSTTSTPSPSSNVHSVDTTTSRSPKKSSRNPVFKTLLNTAASNTNTDTSSDNGSRNGSLTQDNSSPDDSPTRRSISGIELAKIFSMDSTTGSGGCSEEKTPLLDSVEMSPISPTDPDNDDEEDDDDVDGLKQRADQM